GTGGATGGAAAGATGGCTTTCCGACAAAAGAACCAATACAGTTGCTCCTTGAGGTGCAAATTGTTTAGACTGTACACTTAGAACAGTCGCACCGCATGCTTCTGCTGCTTCTACCATTTGTTTTTTCAAGAAATCTGCATCATTTAGTAAATCAAATTGTACTCCCCATGTGTCAATGGCAACGTGTCTTCCGAAAGTAGAATATTCCATTCTTCCGGTTCCCCCTTCCTAGCATGTGTGATAATGAAACATCGCTAGGACCTGCGTCATTCACTAACGGGGGCGGGTCTTTGGTCCACCCTTTGAAGTGAATCCTGGTTCCTATCTAGTTTTTCCAACGAGATTTAAATTATCATGGTTTTGAGAAAAATACAATACTTTTTTAAAAATAAATTTCTGGAAATACCAAATTTTTTCACAAATAATCTCAAACAAATATCAAAAAACCTGAACGAACGAAGCCTATAAGGCAATAGCAGCGATCATTTTTATACAAAAAATGGGCACCAGCAGTGCCCTTTTTTTGATTTACTTTTATGCTTCTAGTACAAACAAACGATGTGAAACAGCAGATAACTTTTGATCAATTACGGAAACCGTGTCTGGCTTGTGTATCCCTACCCAATTACGAAGATCAAGGAGACGATCCGTCTCTTCGCGCAACTTGGTAATTTCTTGTTCACTAGACGTTTGTGCATATAGATGTTGCAATTCCTTAGCGTAGTTTGCGCCGTCCTGCTCAAAGATGATGGATTCTTCGGTGTCATTTACTTCTTCAATCTTTGTCACTGAACCTTCGTCATAATGATAAATAATCGTGAAGTTTTCGTAAATTCTGTGCACAACAGCGTGACCCCTGAAGGCTTTCATCGCTTTTCGCATCACGTTGGCAAGACTGATATCTTTGATTGTATAGGAACTGTCGCAAATAAAGTGGTTTTCAAATCTCTGGAAGGCAAGATGTATTTCGGAACTACCATCCACAATGACGATGTCACGATCCCCATTTTCAAATATCTGTTCCATTAAGAGAACTCTTTCCTTTGCAAAGAGTTGAACAAATTGATTTAATTCCTGCTCTGTCATTGTAAAAAAGGCGTTTGCGTAATTTGTAGCTAAACGCTGTGCCATACAAATCTCCCCAATTCATTGTTTTTCCTAAATACCAATCGGCTACGTATGTGTATCTGGTTGGTTGACTGGTAATGCGGAAAAGGGAGCTAAGTATCCACAAAAGATCGCTGTAGAACCTGACCTTGCCGCCCCGTGAGTTTAAACTCAAAATGGGTAATGAAGGCGGATCACCTACTTTTATCTTTGTACACTTCTCTATTCTTTATTATACACAAAACAAAAATAAAAATCCTGCCTAATAAATACAGGATTCTAAAGAAAACAGCGATTTAGAGAGTTTACAGACGTTTTCATGGAAAAACCTCCTATATTATCACTATCTCGCAGATTTATACAATTTTATAGAACGGACACGGAAGAAGTCATCGCTTTTTTAATTACCATCAGCTCTTCTTCTGATAAATGGTAAACAGAAGTTCCTTTTTCAATCGGCTTCGCATACGTCCGTGATTCTTCTCGACCATAAATACTGGTAATCACTACCCCGTTTTGTTGTTCATCCAAAAATGCCAAGGAAAAACTTAAATCACTTCCCATTTCTCCAAAGGCATTGTACCGATGCACCGCAACACTCCCCGCTTGTGTCGCCATTTTTTGGGACAATCGATTCACTACAAATTGCTGATCACTGAGCTTTCCTTCCCATGCATCCATATCTACAAGCAAGCGATTTACCATTTCTTCGAGGTTGTCCCCCTCGCCTCGAACAAAGAAGCGATTCATTCTTTTTCGTAAACGATTGATTTTAGTATGTAACACGATAATATACACGAGGCTCAGCACTGTAAATCCGCATAATCCCAGAAGAACATACGGTGACTGAATCGCCAGTAAAACTTGCTGCATAGAAATACTTCCTTTCTCGACCAACTTCATATTACCCCATTTTACCGCCAAGCCATTAAGAGATCAATTGCTTGAAACGGTTTCCAGTAAAAAAGTTACACATTTTATGCTCCATAACAAGAAAAACGGCCTCTCTTCCTAACGAAGAAGCCGTTTTTCATCTAAACGCCGTGTCTTGAAGGTTCATTCTCACCCTGCCCATTCCATCATGATTTCAGCTATACTTCCAGTAATAACATTTCCTTACGCAGCAATCGTAATTGTGCCTTTGAGCGTCGCATCTGTTCCTTATTTCTGTTTTGCATGGCATCGTATAGGGTTGCTAATTCATAGTCAAGCTCTAGACGTAATACAGGAATTCTTTCTTCGGCATCTCTTCTTTTCAGGGCAGCAATCACTTGGTCCATGGTCACATTACATGCTTTTTCATAGATCACTTTTTTCTCAGCTCCTTTAATCTTAACAATTCGTACAGCTTCACCGTATCTGATGTTCTTCACTAGGATTTGGTGCTCGTTAATGATTTTGACCACTGCATGCCCTTTTGCCTGTTCAATAAATTGATACAAGATCATCGCTAACCTGATGTCCCGAACAGCATAATGATATTCCTCCAGCTTGTAACGTTCTCCGCTTTTAACTAAAACGAGCTGATGTCCACCACTGGCTGCTGTAATATCCATTCGAATTGAATGAGTTGCTTCTTTAACTCTGACAGATAATCCATTCTGATGAAGCGTATCCAATAATGAAAGGAAGGTAGTTCGGTCAAACCAGACAATGATATTGCTGTACTCTAACTCGTTATAGGTTTTTTTCATACACTTCATCCCCCAAAAATATACTGAATAATCAGATTATAAATAAGCCCTTGGGAATGGGTTGTATATTCTATTACTGTTTAGCTATTTTTGTTACACTCCCATTCACGTATTTTTGTCTTTTTCAAGAAAAACCAGTGAGAGGTGGAATTTATTTCCTTTCTATTGGATACGAATGGGAATGCTGTTTTATTTCTTACTTACCCCGTTTTTCGTTCAAGAAACCAAACTAGTTACATTTCGGGAAGGTCCCCTATAGTCTGCTTATCGGTGTGGTATGATATCATATGGAGAGAAATTCGCTTTCTTCACGGCTCTTACGCCCTTTTTGTTTTGTGAGAAAGGAAAGAGGCATTTGAAAATACGTAGAACACATCGTGCACTCAATTGAAAGGAGTTTTACATATGACTACTTTTTCTGGCTTTCATTCTGAGGATTTTGAGGTATTTTCCATTGAAGGATTAGACGAAAGAATGGAAGGAATCAAAGATCGAATTCGGCCTAAATTAACCTTTCTGGGAGAACATTTTGCTCCTCATCTTGGACTAGCACTAGGAGATGAAATGTTTTATCATGTCGCTAAGCATGCGCGGCGTACAGTTAATCCACCTAAGGATACATGGGTAGCTTGGGCAAATGACAAGCGCGGATACAAAAAACATCCTCATTTCCAAATTGGATTGTGGGGCACTCATCTGTTTGTTTGGTATGCCCTTATTTATGAGTCTCCGTTTAAACAGGAAATCGGGCATAACATGGAAAAGCATTTGAAAAAAATCATGTCCCTTGTGCCAGGACACTTTCATTGGTCACCGGATCATATGCAACCACATAGCACTTCACAAAATGAGTTAGGTGAGGAAGGACTATTACAGCTTATTCAGCGCCTACAGACGGTAAAAAAAGCTGAAATTCTTTGTGGGATCACAATTAATAAGGATGACCCTATTCTAAGAGATGGTGACTTGCTAATAGCTCGCCTAGAGGAAACATTCCAAGTCCTTACTCGTTTGTACATGTTAAATCGCCATGAATAGAAGCGTTTGCTAGGAATTCAAGATGCTTTCTACTATCTATATGCAAAAGAACAGGTCCTTTTTCATGTTATTGTAAAGAACCTGTTCTTCTTTTTAATAAAAAATTAACAACATCGCTGTTGCTTCCCTTGAAATATTTTTTGCATATTTGCTTGAAATGCATTGACATCCCCCATTATTCGATCGAACAATTCCTGAACACTAGGAACATCCTGGATTAAGCCGACCACTTGCCCTGCCCAACCAAACCCGTGCTCTGCATCCCCCTCGTAAATAAAACGAAGATTGTTTCGACCACTAATATATTCTTGCAAGCCCTCATATCCTACGCCTTGTTTTTCTAGTTCAGAAATATACGCAGAGCCTTTTGTATTTATCACACGCGCTGGAGTACCTAAAGAACGTTTAATAACAGTGGTATCATGCTCTGTCGCCTGAATAAGTGCCTGCTTGTAGGCAGCATGTGCGTGGAGACACTCCTTTGTAGCTATAAACCTAGTCCCCATCTCCACACCCTCCGCTCCTAATGCAAGCGCTGCCAAAAATCCACGCCCATCACCAATCCCACCACTTGCAAGTACAGGAATACTGACCGAATCAACAACACGCGGAACAAGTACTAGCGTTCCAATATCATCCCGTCCTAAATGTCCTCCTCCCTCCTGACCAACTGCCATCACCGCGTCAGCCCCAGCGGCTTCCGCTTTTTGTGCCTGTCTGACCGTTGACACAAGCACCAAGCGTTTCATATCATGTCCATCCGTTCGGCGAATTAACGGCTCAGGGTTTCCTCCCGTAATACTGATAACGGCAATCCCTTCTTCTATAGCCACATCCAACATTTCTTCAAATGGCCGATCATGTTGACCAATAGCAAAGTTAACGCCAACAGGCTTTGCTGTTAACGAGCGCACCTTTTGAATCTCAGTCCGCAAAGCGTCTGGCGAAGGAAGTGACATAGCTGTTATCTGCCCTAATCCTCCTGCCTCAGAAACTGCGGCTGCTAATTCGGCATACGCCAGATGTGCTAATCCTCCTTGTACAATGGGAGATACTATATTAAGTAATGAGGTAATTCTGGTGTTCATTCCAAATCCCTCCTTTCTTTATTCTTAAACTTTCTGCTTATAAAGGGATAAATCCTGCCACTACAGGGATTAAGCAAAAAAAATACTTGCTTTCCCCCCTTAATTTGCTATACTCAATTTTGTTGTTTTTCAAACAATTATAAAATAAAGTGAGGCGATACGATAATGAAACAGGATGAAACCCCCTTATTTAGCGGATTGGTGGCACATAAAGAGAGGAATCCCATTCAATTTCATATCCCAGGCCACAAAAAAGGAACGGGAATGAATCCTACGTTCCGAGAATTCATTGGAGAGAACGCGTTATCGATTGATTTAATCAATATCGCCCCACTAGATGACTTGCACCATCCTAAAGCAATGATCAAAGAGGCACAGGATTTGGCTGCAGAAGCCTTTGGTGCGGATCATACCTTTTTCTCTGTACAAGGGACAAGCGGTGCGATCATGGCCATGATCATGGCGACTTGCAATCCTGGGGACAAAATTATTTTGCCCCGAAATGTGCATAAATCTGTAACGGCTGCCATTATTTTTGCTGGTGCCATTCCAGTCTTTATCCATCCAATCATGGATGAACAGCTAGGAATTGCTCATGGTATTACGCCAAAAGCGGTGCGAAAAGCACTAACTGTACACCCTGATGCGGCTGCTCTATTAGTCATCAATCCAACTTACTTTGGCATCGCAGGAGATTTACAACAAATCGTAGAAATAGCCCATGAGTATAACATCCCTGTTTTGGTAGACGAAGCTCATGGCGTCCATATACATTTTCATGATGATATGCCATTATCTGCCATGCAGGCAGGCGCAGATATGGCTGCTACCAGCGTTCACAAGCTGGGTGGCTCTCTTACCCAAAGCTCAATTTTAAACGTAAGAGAAGGGCTTGTAGACGTTGACAGAGTGAAAACCATTCTGAGCATGCTAACAACCACTTCTACTTCTTACATTCTACTGGCTTCTCTAGATATGGCTAGACAGCACTTGGCTATACATGGAAAGCAAATGATCGAAAACTCCATTCGTCTAGCTAACACTGCTAGAGATGCGATTAACAAAATTCCTCGACTACGTTGTGTAGGAAAGGAAATACTCGGTATGCCAGCCGAATACGCAATGGACCCGACTAAATTGCTCATTCATGTGCGCAGTCTCGGTATTACTGGTTGGGAAGTCGAGAATTGGTTGCGCGAAAAATATAATATTGAGGTTGAGATGAGTGACCTCTATAACATTCTTTGCTTTGTAACCGCTGGGGATACAGAAGAAACGATCGGTACACTAGTGGCTGCCCTACAGCATTTAGCTGTTGAATTTGCTCATGCACAGCCAAGTGATTTAATTGAAATTTCACTTCCTGAAATTCCAGTTATCTCTCTATCTCCTCGTGATGCTTTTTATGCAGAAACGGAAATTGTACCTCTGGAACACGCGGAAGGCCGTATTATTACGGAATTTATCATGGTGTATCCTCCTGGAATTCCAATTTTATTCCCAGGCGAGGTTATTACAGCAGATAACATTCATTACATCAAAGAAAACCTCCGTGTAGGTTTACCTGTTCAAGGTCCTGAGGATGAAACCATTCAAACCATCAAGGTTGTAAAACGCCAAGCGGCCATACATGAATAACAAATAAAATGAAGTCCTCTCCTTGCTACTATTGACAAGGAGAGGGCTTTTTTGACAATCATCTAATAAACTTCGAAACTTTTCTAGACTCTATGACGTATAGTAAATAGATAGATCATACATAAGATACGCCCTACGTCGCCTGAGAAAAGGAGAAATGACATTGAACACTACTACCACATCCACATCCACCACCACGAATCCCTATTCCTACCTGTTATGGATTGGATATCTTATCCTTGCTATAGGCGGCTCTGCCTTATATGGAGCTAGTCTCAGTTTACACTTTGAACATTGGTCATTTGATCTCGGTGCGTACTGGGTCATCATATCCGCTAGTTGTAGTTGGATTCTTTTATTTGGAACCACCTACCTGATAGGCTATAAAAAAATCAGTCTGCGTTGGCTAATCCAGATTAGTTTAGAGACTGTCGTATATGGGGTTACTGTACTGATTGCTGCCTCGTTAGTTAACCTAATTGCAAAAGGATTGCATTTTCCAAGTTTACTGATGGTGACTCCCAATATCTTACTCGTCCTCTTCTCCAACATCTTAATGGCCGATCATTATATTGGCGAAATGAAAACGCAGCATTTTTCTCCGCCGCTATCTCTTTTGCTGTGGCTAACCCTGTTAGATGGATTCGGCATTTTCTTTCTATACTTTTTCGGTAAAATGTTTTAGTTTCAAGGATAGCAATTTGCTTACTAGATAGATAAAAAGGCTGATAGGATATCATATCCTACCAGCCTTTTTGAGTTTCATCTTAATCTTTGCCGTAAAAATAATCATAATCATCATCGTAATCATCATCGTCATCGTCGTCATCACTGGAACCAAGTACAGATGTATAGAGACCTTCCTCATCATCACGGTCATCCAACCATACTAAACGATTACCGCCAATTGCGATCTCAGATGGATCAGCGTCACTGCCAAATGGAGCTCTAAAACGGTGTTTATCCCTGTCATACATGACATATTTATCTACTGCGTCTCCGCCTTTTTCTACTTCAGTCTCATAGAAAATGATATTATTTGAAACGATTGGATTCTCTTGATCGCCTTCTTCTTCATAAAGAAGATCCGTACGATTCAGTTTAAAGGAATATACGAAAATGTCCTTGCTCTTTGTATCGCTATTGTAAGCAGACCAAGCTGCAAATTTGTCGCCAAGCCCGATTCCTTTAGCACTTTCCGCTTCTTCTTTCATAATGCGGCCGCCATCTACATAATCGTAAATGACAATGTCTTGGTAACGATCGTCCTCTCCATCAATCAACGCCACAGCCTGATTATTGATAGCTACACTGCGAACGCCAAGTTTGGAGTCATGAAGCTCAGAAGTTTTATTCTTTTTCAAATTCGTTAGGTTAACAGTATTCGAACGCTTTCCACCGCTCACCCAAACAAGATGGTCTTTATAAATAGCATACAATCCTTCTACTACGTCAGTTTTCTTCGTCGTAATTTTGGTTGATTCTCCCGTTTCGATATCGTAAGACACCAACGCCCGATCATCATTATCGTAGTAAACGACATAAGAATCACTTACCACTGGATGCTCAGCTTCGTGTTTTTCTGGAGAGATCGTAATCGTTTTGCGATCTTTTACATTATACAGCATTACGCGAGACTCTCTTTTGCCTTCCTTCACGAAAGCCACATAGTTTTTGCTAGCTGCCGGCGAAGCCATATTTTTTATGTTTTCGTCCTTACCCAGCGTTTGGCTCTTCTCTTTTTTCGTATCAAACAATTTCAATGTCAAATTATTCGTTTTACCAGTAGCATAAAGCACGTAACGTCCACTCATCACAGGAGGCAATTTACGATTGAAATCATTGTTGATTTTAACCAAATCATCTTTGTTTGTATCTAAATAATACAATGTGCTACCTGATCCATATACCAGATAACGTCCGTTAAAATCAAACAGCTCTTCGTCTCCTTTTTCATGAGTGAGCACCTTGCTTTTACTACTCTCTACTTGTGTTTTTTCGATATTACCGCTTGCTTCGTTCAAGTAAACAATGTCATCATCAGAAATGATCGGTTTTGCAGTTTTAGCTTTTCCCCAGTACGTTTTAAATTCTTTAGAAGAACCTACTTTATTTTGATACAATTCGGCTCTTCCATTACGCTCATCCTGCCAAACAATTTGGTCGTCATAAATGGAAGGATGGCTTGCTTTTCCGCCTGTAGATATGCGATATTCCTTGTCATTTCTTACTTCAAGTGCATAAATATTCGTTCCACCATCGCGCTTGTCTTTCCAGGCTACAACACCGTCCTTAAAGGCAATCTCTTCAGGATCAGTTACTCTTGCATGCTGGTTTGTAAGAACGCGTTCTTTATTCTTTTTCAGATCGTACGCATATAATTCATAGCCATTTTTCTCTTCTTGAGCCCACACTACCGTGTTTCCTTCAATACGTGGAGCTACTTTCTTAGAACTATTGCTAGAAATTTTCTTCGCTATACTTTCGTCATCTACATCATAAAGCACAACGGAATAATTCTTACCAGATTCCTCTACCCAAACTGCATAATCCCCATCAAAG
The nucleotide sequence above comes from Brevibacillus laterosporus LMG 15441. Encoded proteins:
- the speD gene encoding adenosylmethionine decarboxylase; the encoded protein is MEYSTFGRHVAIDTWGVQFDLLNDADFLKKQMVEAAEACGATVLSVQSKQFAPQGATVLVLLSESHLSIHTYPERGFAALDCYTCGETVDPQVAIDYMVSVLKPEKVFAKKLIRGLGELEVVEPEMKLSATTNA
- a CDS encoding DUF4446 family protein; protein product: MQQVLLAIQSPYVLLGLCGFTVLSLVYIIVLHTKINRLRKRMNRFFVRGEGDNLEEMVNRLLVDMDAWEGKLSDQQFVVNRLSQKMATQAGSVAVHRYNAFGEMGSDLSFSLAFLDEQQNGVVITSIYGREESRTYAKPIEKGTSVYHLSEEELMVIKKAMTSSVSVL
- a CDS encoding YktB family protein, translating into MTTFSGFHSEDFEVFSIEGLDERMEGIKDRIRPKLTFLGEHFAPHLGLALGDEMFYHVAKHARRTVNPPKDTWVAWANDKRGYKKHPHFQIGLWGTHLFVWYALIYESPFKQEIGHNMEKHLKKIMSLVPGHFHWSPDHMQPHSTSQNELGEEGLLQLIQRLQTVKKAEILCGITINKDDPILRDGDLLIARLEETFQVLTRLYMLNRHE
- a CDS encoding NAD(P)H-dependent flavin oxidoreductase; translated protein: MNTRITSLLNIVSPIVQGGLAHLAYAELAAAVSEAGGLGQITAMSLPSPDALRTEIQKVRSLTAKPVGVNFAIGQHDRPFEEMLDVAIEEGIAVISITGGNPEPLIRRTDGHDMKRLVLVSTVRQAQKAEAAGADAVMAVGQEGGGHLGRDDIGTLVLVPRVVDSVSIPVLASGGIGDGRGFLAALALGAEGVEMGTRFIATKECLHAHAAYKQALIQATEHDTTVIKRSLGTPARVINTKGSAYISELEKQGVGYEGLQEYISGRNNLRFIYEGDAEHGFGWAGQVVGLIQDVPSVQELFDRIMGDVNAFQANMQKIFQGKQQRCC
- a CDS encoding aminotransferase class I/II-fold pyridoxal phosphate-dependent enzyme, with product MKQDETPLFSGLVAHKERNPIQFHIPGHKKGTGMNPTFREFIGENALSIDLINIAPLDDLHHPKAMIKEAQDLAAEAFGADHTFFSVQGTSGAIMAMIMATCNPGDKIILPRNVHKSVTAAIIFAGAIPVFIHPIMDEQLGIAHGITPKAVRKALTVHPDAAALLVINPTYFGIAGDLQQIVEIAHEYNIPVLVDEAHGVHIHFHDDMPLSAMQAGADMAATSVHKLGGSLTQSSILNVREGLVDVDRVKTILSMLTTTSTSYILLASLDMARQHLAIHGKQMIENSIRLANTARDAINKIPRLRCVGKEILGMPAEYAMDPTKLLIHVRSLGITGWEVENWLREKYNIEVEMSDLYNILCFVTAGDTEETIGTLVAALQHLAVEFAHAQPSDLIEISLPEIPVISLSPRDAFYAETEIVPLEHAEGRIITEFIMVYPPGIPILFPGEVITADNIHYIKENLRVGLPVQGPEDETIQTIKVVKRQAAIHE
- a CDS encoding TolB family protein translates to MRKKSFQRWIAVFAMATTLISSVNPVFAANYDEEKISVNGDTTATAYGMDFDGDYAVWVEESGKNYSVVLYDVDDESIAKKISSNSSKKVAPRIEGNTVVWAQEEKNGYELYAYDLKKNKERVLTNQHARVTDPEEIAFKDGVVAWKDKRDGGTNIYALEVRNDKEYRISTGGKASHPSIYDDQIVWQDERNGRAELYQNKVGSSKEFKTYWGKAKTAKPIISDDDIVYLNEASGNIEKTQVESSKSKVLTHEKGDEELFDFNGRYLVYGSGSTLYYLDTNKDDLVKINNDFNRKLPPVMSGRYVLYATGKTNNLTLKLFDTKKEKSQTLGKDENIKNMASPAASKNYVAFVKEGKRESRVMLYNVKDRKTITISPEKHEAEHPVVSDSYVVYYDNDDRALVSYDIETGESTKITTKKTDVVEGLYAIYKDHLVWVSGGKRSNTVNLTNLKKNKTSELHDSKLGVRSVAINNQAVALIDGEDDRYQDIVIYDYVDGGRIMKEEAESAKGIGLGDKFAAWSAYNSDTKSKDIFVYSFKLNRTDLLYEEEGDQENPIVSNNIIFYETEVEKGGDAVDKYVMYDRDKHRFRAPFGSDADPSEIAIGGNRLVWLDDRDDEEGLYTSVLGSSDDDDDDDDYDDDYDYFYGKD